A single window of Polyangiaceae bacterium DNA harbors:
- a CDS encoding DUF2283 domain-containing protein, producing MKKDAAVTTKKFELQITGPTTAYLKLPTHPGVLRNAKNVTLVDLMGAYKGPYVVFDFDTDGVLVGIEIVGDDENDSEEEADDDLDDSSASS from the coding sequence ATGAAAAAGGATGCTGCTGTGACTACGAAGAAATTCGAGCTTCAAATCACTGGTCCAACGACGGCGTATCTAAAACTGCCGACACATCCAGGAGTTCTACGAAACGCGAAGAACGTCACGTTGGTGGATCTTATGGGGGCCTACAAAGGACCCTATGTGGTGTTCGATTTCGACACAGATGGTGTTCTCGTCGGAATTGAGATCGTCGGCGACGACGAAAACGATTCTGAAGAGGAGGCAGACGACGACCTCGACGACTCGTCCGCATCATCTTGA
- a CDS encoding sigma 54-interacting transcriptional regulator — protein MTVHLELAVFAAGGTTRHLLPDSGRVSLGRAEGNDIRIDDSSVSRRHAVIYISPGPTLRIEDLGSANGTKLRRDNNASGTVRLVDPAFEIAAPAEFAIGDVISLGSATIVVRRVNEAPAATGRGPSSSYIVRDEAMKRLYAVIDRVAEGSISVLLLGETGVGKEVLAETIHRKSPRAGKPFLRLNCGALSESLLESELFGHEKGSFTSAIRSKPGLFETAEKGTVFLDEIGELPLGIQVKLLRVIEERQVMRVGGLSPRPIDVRFISATNRDLAAEVQRGTFRQDLYFRLNGIALSIPPLRERRDEIEPLARAFAASAAASIGRSPPVITAQAMLALLHHDWPGNVRELRNAIERAVVLSDGVIRPEDFVLDTHGDAARQPATFGTVPAMPAVTYRPVDVVEETSPPPVRDNVQTQPVGNLREELGSLERQRMIDALEKCAGNQTAAAALLGIPRRTFVSKLSAYNIPRPRKKG, from the coding sequence GTGACGGTGCACCTCGAGCTTGCGGTATTTGCGGCCGGTGGCACCACGCGGCACCTCCTGCCGGACAGCGGACGTGTGTCGCTCGGTCGAGCCGAAGGCAACGACATCCGCATCGACGACAGCTCCGTGTCGCGGCGTCATGCCGTCATCTACATCAGCCCCGGACCAACCCTGCGCATCGAAGATCTGGGCAGCGCAAACGGCACCAAGCTCAGGCGCGATAACAATGCATCCGGGACGGTGCGCCTCGTGGATCCCGCCTTCGAGATCGCCGCACCGGCCGAGTTCGCGATCGGTGACGTGATCTCGCTCGGCTCGGCCACGATCGTCGTGCGGCGCGTGAACGAAGCACCCGCAGCGACCGGGCGCGGTCCAAGCAGCTCGTACATCGTGCGCGATGAAGCGATGAAGCGGCTCTACGCCGTGATCGACCGCGTCGCGGAAGGTTCGATCAGCGTGCTCTTGCTGGGCGAAACCGGCGTGGGCAAAGAGGTCCTCGCCGAAACGATCCATCGTAAATCACCGCGCGCGGGGAAACCGTTTTTGCGTCTGAACTGCGGTGCGCTGTCGGAGTCGCTGCTGGAGAGCGAGCTGTTCGGGCATGAAAAAGGATCGTTCACGAGCGCGATTCGATCGAAGCCGGGTCTGTTCGAGACGGCGGAAAAAGGGACGGTGTTCCTCGACGAGATCGGCGAGTTGCCGCTGGGCATTCAAGTGAAGCTGTTGCGCGTGATCGAAGAGCGACAAGTGATGCGCGTGGGAGGTCTGTCGCCACGACCCATCGACGTGCGATTCATCTCGGCGACGAATCGTGATCTCGCGGCCGAAGTGCAGCGCGGGACGTTTCGTCAAGATCTTTATTTTCGGCTCAATGGGATCGCTCTGTCGATTCCCCCGTTGCGCGAACGTCGAGACGAGATCGAGCCTCTAGCGCGAGCGTTTGCGGCGAGCGCGGCGGCGAGCATCGGGCGCAGTCCGCCGGTCATCACGGCGCAAGCGATGTTGGCGCTTTTGCATCACGACTGGCCGGGCAACGTGCGCGAGCTGCGAAACGCGATCGAGCGGGCCGTCGTGCTTTCGGATGGCGTGATTCGTCCGGAGGATTTTGTCTTGGATACGCACGGCGATGCGGCGAGGCAGCCGGCCACGTTTGGGACGGTGCCCGCGATGCCGGCGGTGACGTATCGGCCGGTGGACGTGGTGGAAGAGACGTCGCCGCCGCCGGTTCGGGACAACGTGCAGACGCAGCCCGTTGGGAATCTGCGCGAGGAGCTGGGATCGCTCGAAAGGCAGCGTATGATCGATGCTCTCGAGAAATGTGCGGGGAATCAGACGGCAGCGGCGGCGCTCTTGGGGATCCCTCGGCGAACGTTTGTATCCAAACTTTCGGCGTACAACATCCCAAGACCACGCAAAAAAGGCTGA
- the uvrC gene encoding excinuclease ABC subunit UvrC, translating to MFIDKAGVVIYVGKAKSLRSRVRSYFSDGGSDTRYFIPILRRIVRDLETVVTSTEKEAAVLENELIKKHQPRFNVKLRDDKDFLCLRLDPKSDWPRLETVRRPSPDGARYFGPFHSATSARRTLHLVNKHWKLRTCSDIEMQSRRRPCLQFQIKRCPAPCVMEVDKDQYAEQVRSVSLFLEGRHDELTRELKDRMKAAAQNMEFEIAAIYRDQLAAVESAREAQRVVAVKDVDQDVVGLYREGSIAEVELIKVRSGRVADTISFSLRNVELPDEEVLSGFLAQYYDDDHLVDVIPDEILLPVLPDLVEGVEEWLSERRGKRVSLIMPQRGPRVDLLAMARENAQHAFREKQRSADDIEARLEDLRERLRLPSLPRRIECCDISHLGGGDTVGSIVALLDGQPDRKHYRSFRVRTKTDGDDYAAMYEVLARRFRRGRTARETRDAEALVEATSEVPVDAENAAPAEAPAEVDWDLPDLFVVDGGRGQLNVALAAARDLGLHGLPIVGLAKERETQAGEKMVDRVYLPGQKNGIALRPGSSSLFFLARARDEAHRSANHIREKLGKARRLRSEIEDIPGLGDATRKTLLRELGSMAALRAATDAQILAVTGVTKRHLTAIRKVIAAPVEVPAVADETPAAVDESGAGGEDGT from the coding sequence ATGTTCATCGACAAAGCAGGGGTGGTCATCTACGTCGGCAAGGCCAAAAGCTTGCGCTCACGCGTGCGCAGCTACTTCAGCGACGGCGGCAGCGACACGCGCTACTTCATTCCCATCCTGCGCCGCATCGTCCGGGACCTCGAAACCGTCGTCACGTCGACCGAAAAAGAGGCTGCGGTCCTCGAAAACGAGCTCATCAAGAAGCACCAGCCGCGCTTCAACGTCAAGCTTCGCGACGACAAGGACTTTTTGTGTCTGCGCCTCGATCCGAAAAGCGACTGGCCGCGTCTCGAGACCGTCCGGCGGCCATCGCCCGACGGCGCGCGTTATTTCGGGCCTTTTCATTCGGCCACGAGCGCTCGGCGTACATTGCACCTCGTCAACAAGCATTGGAAGCTCCGCACGTGCAGCGATATCGAAATGCAATCGCGCAGGCGGCCGTGTTTGCAATTTCAAATCAAACGTTGCCCAGCGCCGTGCGTCATGGAGGTCGACAAGGATCAATATGCCGAGCAAGTGCGATCGGTGTCGTTATTTCTCGAAGGCCGCCACGACGAGCTCACGCGGGAATTGAAGGACCGCATGAAGGCGGCGGCGCAAAACATGGAATTCGAGATTGCCGCCATTTACAGAGATCAGCTCGCGGCCGTCGAAAGTGCTCGGGAAGCGCAGCGCGTCGTCGCGGTCAAAGACGTCGATCAGGATGTCGTTGGGCTTTATCGCGAAGGCAGCATTGCCGAGGTCGAGCTCATCAAGGTGCGCAGTGGTCGCGTCGCGGATACGATTTCGTTTTCGTTGCGCAATGTCGAATTGCCCGATGAAGAAGTGCTCTCCGGGTTTTTGGCGCAGTATTACGACGACGACCATCTCGTCGACGTCATTCCCGACGAAATCCTCTTGCCGGTATTGCCGGACCTCGTGGAGGGCGTCGAGGAATGGCTCAGCGAGCGGCGTGGCAAGCGTGTGTCGCTCATTATGCCGCAGCGGGGCCCGCGCGTGGACTTGCTTGCCATGGCACGGGAAAACGCGCAGCACGCATTCCGAGAAAAACAGCGCAGCGCGGACGACATCGAAGCGCGCCTCGAAGACTTGCGCGAACGATTGCGTTTGCCATCTTTGCCGAGGCGCATCGAATGTTGTGATATTTCGCATCTTGGAGGAGGCGATACCGTCGGCTCGATCGTGGCGCTCTTGGATGGCCAGCCCGATCGAAAGCATTATCGAAGCTTTCGCGTGAGAACGAAGACCGACGGTGACGATTACGCGGCCATGTACGAAGTTTTGGCGCGGCGGTTTCGTCGAGGTCGCACGGCGCGCGAAACTCGTGATGCCGAGGCGCTCGTGGAGGCAACATCCGAAGTGCCGGTCGATGCGGAAAATGCGGCGCCGGCTGAAGCACCTGCCGAGGTCGATTGGGATTTGCCGGATTTGTTCGTCGTCGATGGTGGTCGCGGTCAGCTCAATGTGGCGCTCGCGGCGGCGCGGGATTTGGGCTTGCATGGATTGCCCATCGTGGGACTCGCGAAAGAGCGAGAAACGCAGGCGGGCGAGAAAATGGTCGACCGTGTTTACCTTCCTGGGCAAAAGAATGGCATTGCATTACGTCCTGGAAGCTCGTCGCTATTTTTCTTGGCACGCGCGCGTGACGAAGCGCATCGATCGGCGAACCACATTCGGGAAAAGCTGGGCAAGGCGCGGCGATTGCGTTCGGAAATCGAAGACATTCCGGGGCTCGGGGATGCGACGCGTAAAACGCTTTTGCGCGAGCTTGGTTCCATGGCGGCATTGCGCGCGGCGACCGATGCGCAGATCCTTGCGGTGACAGGCGTGACCAAGCGGCATTTGACGGCGATACGAAAAGTGATTGCCGCGCCGGTGGAGGTGCCGGCTGTGGCGGATGAAACGCCGGCTGCGGTGGATGAATCAGGCGCGGGTGGGGAAGATGGGACGTGA
- a CDS encoding trypsin-like peptidase domain-containing protein, whose amino-acid sequence MILKIIAIPWGLVATVVSLMAGIGAVTTNFYVRAIVAVVLTLGLPLAIADKLLPKDDPVRGKGIVTDVLALFLVGLPLALTGAVRYTGPLYVAEGDRLSREGYEPLAAVAYLLGSVRPERPAVQTSPEPAVADAGTNSADAEVDAAIDAGADAADAASADASIGAEVTKDAGARPAGEKTPAELFREWSPSVVTIFVKKGGAQGGGTGFLIDDVGTIITNHHVIEGAEHARIKFQNGAYYDDIDVLADDRAVDLAILSIDMKKPLEGGAPPADAKPIRLGDSEKITVGERAIAIGNPLGLEHTLTDGLISARRVYEGRNWIQISVPISPGNSGGPLFNMSGEVIGIITAQLGGPFARAQNLNLAVPVNELKHLMKPSYAGKRKLGDPNSFSGQW is encoded by the coding sequence GTGATCCTGAAAATCATCGCGATTCCATGGGGCCTCGTGGCCACCGTGGTGTCGCTCATGGCGGGCATAGGGGCGGTCACGACAAACTTCTACGTCAGAGCCATCGTGGCCGTCGTCCTGACGCTCGGCCTGCCGCTTGCGATTGCCGACAAGCTGCTGCCGAAAGACGATCCTGTGCGAGGCAAAGGGATCGTGACGGATGTGCTCGCGCTTTTTTTGGTGGGTTTGCCCTTGGCGCTCACGGGCGCGGTGCGTTACACGGGCCCGCTGTACGTCGCCGAGGGCGATAGGCTTTCGCGTGAAGGCTACGAGCCGCTCGCTGCCGTCGCATACTTGCTTGGAAGCGTGCGGCCCGAACGACCGGCCGTGCAGACAAGTCCAGAGCCGGCGGTCGCAGATGCCGGGACAAACTCGGCGGATGCGGAGGTCGACGCGGCGATCGATGCAGGGGCCGACGCCGCAGATGCAGCAAGCGCAGATGCGTCCATCGGAGCGGAGGTGACCAAGGACGCGGGGGCTCGTCCGGCGGGGGAAAAGACACCTGCGGAGCTATTTCGAGAATGGTCGCCGTCGGTGGTGACGATTTTCGTGAAAAAAGGCGGAGCCCAAGGCGGCGGTACGGGGTTTTTGATCGACGACGTCGGGACGATCATCACGAATCATCATGTCATCGAAGGGGCCGAGCATGCGCGCATCAAGTTTCAAAATGGTGCGTATTACGACGACATCGATGTGCTCGCGGACGATCGCGCGGTCGACCTGGCCATCTTGTCGATTGACATGAAAAAGCCGCTCGAGGGAGGAGCGCCGCCCGCAGACGCGAAACCCATACGCCTGGGAGATTCGGAAAAAATAACGGTGGGTGAACGAGCGATTGCCATTGGAAATCCGTTGGGGCTCGAGCATACCTTGACCGATGGATTGATTTCGGCTCGACGTGTGTACGAAGGGCGCAATTGGATTCAGATTTCCGTGCCGATTTCTCCGGGCAATTCCGGCGGACCTCTTTTCAATATGAGTGGCGAGGTGATTGGGATCATCACGGCGCAGCTCGGTGGACCGTTTGCCCGCGCGCAAAACTTGAACTTGGCCGTGCCGGTCAATGAATTGAAGCATCTCATGAAGCCGAGTTATGCTGGGAAGCGCAAACTCGGCGATCCGAACTCTTTCTCGGGCCAGTGGTGA
- a CDS encoding M23 family metallopeptidase — protein MDSSFARRARLLLGFAGAILVAGCNSDPVVWPISGDAAGDWTLLSSTYGPRIRAESEDETYEFHRGIDILVPERTDVHSIAAGTVQLIEQITDVGGMRVQIQHDGYVSNYMHLLKVEVDVGDVVDPGDFIATSGTPTEGEPHLHFEIRQPGMEQSDCVHPFRVLPYYDRGAPALEMGAIDMTVPMAPKVTVRVVVRNRELDLVRISAATFEAPLEALLDGLLPLSEQSWDMEQWNREKTTTISTDSMLINDPAPNGIELHPEKYTHVSSEQSIEFTFTKLVGPLDSSLLRVRVEAEDISGNVAVVTGP, from the coding sequence ATGGATTCGTCTTTCGCGCGCCGCGCTCGCTTACTCCTTGGTTTTGCCGGAGCGATTCTCGTGGCCGGTTGCAACTCCGATCCTGTCGTATGGCCGATCTCGGGGGATGCTGCGGGTGATTGGACGCTCCTTTCGTCCACGTATGGACCGCGTATTCGCGCAGAATCGGAAGACGAAACGTACGAATTTCACCGAGGAATCGACATCCTCGTCCCCGAACGAACGGATGTCCATTCGATTGCCGCGGGTACCGTTCAACTCATCGAACAAATCACCGATGTAGGCGGAATGCGCGTGCAAATTCAACATGATGGGTACGTTAGCAATTACATGCATTTGCTGAAGGTCGAGGTGGACGTAGGCGACGTCGTCGACCCTGGTGATTTCATTGCAACGAGCGGCACGCCGACCGAAGGGGAGCCGCATTTGCATTTCGAGATTCGGCAGCCGGGCATGGAACAAAGCGATTGCGTGCATCCTTTCCGAGTATTGCCATATTATGATCGAGGTGCTCCTGCATTGGAAATGGGTGCAATCGATATGACCGTTCCCATGGCGCCCAAGGTCACCGTGCGTGTCGTCGTTCGGAATCGCGAGCTCGATCTCGTGCGCATTTCCGCGGCCACCTTCGAGGCGCCGCTGGAAGCGCTGCTCGATGGTCTTTTGCCGCTTTCCGAGCAATCATGGGACATGGAGCAATGGAATCGGGAGAAAACGACCACAATTAGTACCGATTCGATGCTAATCAATGATCCGGCGCCAAATGGTATCGAACTGCATCCGGAAAAATACACGCACGTCAGTTCGGAGCAGTCGATCGAGTTTACATTCACGAAACTCGTGGGCCCATTGGATTCGTCGCTCCTGCGCGTGCGCGTGGAGGCCGAGGACATCAGCGGGAATGTGGCGGTCGTGACGGGGCCTTGA
- a CDS encoding tetratricopeptide repeat protein → MSSGLVHPPCGVYTSRKMPSRISPYARAASRTLLALSLVSLGCGGPSAPTKRPLLASGEAAVRPVDVGDDDFSASLVRVLRDGSRSSERLGLLTGVVRRQLAHAQKRFVLGHAEEGTSSVLGALYLLRAGEGQASMIDDQGGRAIDGAIRFLGSRGDEGRTHALMRMRAATLDEKAPGRAQLDEHLANLERWLSETHSGTAGERLGAEARYLVARSMVDASEDTVDAAAEAIAAWVGRGIEIDRAFRTLGRRPTRAEGMEAARSIETGAMMLAALYIRHGDAAKALSRLEGSDMRLVMDGQLRRALIVAAEDGDVRGWEMLAATFAHAGAPSDDEDGGSERLHPDLVEAAIWGSLLEAYRKDPTNMRIAAFLSERLVRLGMPEGAPAVLSGALGAAPNSGFVGEACSIVLEAMSVDADVGDYDAVRRTFRGAAPILAAADRPEIAQAGVEMVSGRVRHFMAVIEARSGNLVAARPLFLAAAKGNPSVAAWVRLARVDRQLSDSAAAFESIRQARTAPDARFSLADVCEANLMAFELHRDAGQEAEAKTALQEALGVAIAMQKQRGDAGTRARAETLLGRVYDAYGDTKAARQAHDRALSASAADRDVLGATVLQTVARALVRRDLDGGRAALKLGLDAEINQEDRIYAGLWLQLLQRQTRAPADDMITRALAITGDRDSWVVKLATWAMGKMTDDALIAAAQNTAQKVEAEFYTAMSRRVGGDPASDAVLRRVANSPVIDLIEVQLAKDLLAPPFRTPLPPSANAGSP, encoded by the coding sequence ATGTCTTCCGGCCTCGTGCACCCGCCTTGCGGCGTGTACACTTCGCGGAAAATGCCCTCGCGAATCTCGCCCTATGCGCGTGCTGCTTCTCGAACGCTCCTCGCCTTGTCGCTCGTCTCGCTAGGTTGCGGAGGTCCGAGCGCGCCGACGAAGCGCCCCCTTTTGGCATCGGGTGAAGCTGCGGTGCGGCCCGTCGATGTTGGAGACGACGACTTTTCCGCGTCGCTCGTTCGCGTCTTGCGTGATGGATCCAGGTCGTCGGAGCGTCTTGGTTTGCTCACGGGTGTCGTTCGCCGGCAACTCGCGCATGCGCAGAAGCGGTTTGTCTTGGGACATGCCGAAGAAGGAACGTCGAGCGTGCTCGGGGCGCTGTATCTGCTGCGTGCGGGTGAAGGCCAAGCTTCGATGATCGACGATCAAGGTGGTCGAGCGATCGATGGAGCCATTCGTTTTCTCGGCAGCCGAGGCGACGAAGGTCGTACGCACGCGCTGATGCGCATGCGTGCTGCGACGCTCGATGAAAAGGCTCCTGGACGCGCGCAGCTCGACGAGCACTTGGCGAACCTCGAACGCTGGCTCTCCGAAACGCATTCGGGGACTGCGGGTGAGCGGCTTGGTGCCGAGGCGCGTTACCTCGTCGCGAGGTCGATGGTCGATGCATCCGAAGACACGGTGGATGCAGCGGCGGAGGCGATTGCCGCGTGGGTTGGGCGAGGCATCGAGATTGATCGTGCGTTTCGCACGCTGGGTCGACGGCCCACGCGAGCCGAAGGCATGGAGGCTGCGCGTTCGATCGAGACTGGAGCGATGATGCTGGCAGCGCTCTACATCCGTCACGGCGACGCAGCGAAAGCGCTCTCGCGGCTCGAAGGTAGCGACATGCGACTCGTGATGGACGGACAGCTACGTCGAGCGCTCATCGTGGCGGCAGAAGATGGTGACGTGCGTGGCTGGGAGATGCTTGCCGCGACGTTTGCTCATGCGGGAGCGCCCAGCGATGACGAAGATGGCGGGAGCGAGCGGCTCCATCCGGACCTCGTCGAAGCGGCGATATGGGGAAGCTTGCTCGAGGCGTACCGCAAAGATCCTACGAACATGCGTATCGCGGCATTTCTTTCCGAGCGGCTCGTGAGGCTCGGGATGCCCGAGGGGGCGCCTGCGGTGCTGTCTGGTGCGCTTGGTGCCGCGCCAAACTCGGGGTTTGTCGGGGAAGCATGCAGCATCGTGCTGGAGGCCATGTCTGTCGACGCGGACGTGGGGGATTACGACGCCGTACGTCGCACGTTTCGAGGTGCGGCGCCGATCCTTGCAGCGGCGGACAGGCCCGAGATCGCGCAGGCGGGAGTGGAGATGGTGTCGGGTCGCGTGCGTCACTTCATGGCGGTGATCGAAGCGCGCTCGGGTAACCTCGTGGCCGCGCGTCCGCTGTTTCTTGCGGCCGCGAAGGGCAATCCATCCGTCGCTGCGTGGGTTCGTCTTGCGCGTGTCGATCGTCAACTGAGCGATTCTGCTGCGGCATTCGAGAGCATTCGCCAAGCTCGAACCGCACCGGATGCGCGTTTCTCGCTTGCAGACGTGTGCGAAGCGAACCTCATGGCGTTCGAGCTTCATCGGGATGCCGGTCAAGAGGCCGAGGCCAAGACGGCGCTGCAAGAGGCGCTTGGCGTCGCGATAGCGATGCAGAAGCAACGCGGAGACGCGGGGACGAGGGCGCGTGCTGAAACGCTGCTGGGTCGCGTTTACGATGCGTACGGCGACACGAAGGCGGCGAGGCAGGCGCACGACCGGGCGTTGTCCGCGTCCGCGGCCGATCGCGACGTGCTGGGTGCGACGGTGCTACAAACCGTCGCGCGAGCGCTCGTGCGGCGGGATCTCGATGGTGGACGGGCTGCGTTGAAGTTGGGGCTCGATGCGGAGATCAATCAGGAAGATCGCATCTATGCGGGTCTTTGGCTGCAACTTCTCCAGCGCCAAACGCGCGCACCCGCGGATGACATGATTACGCGAGCTCTCGCCATCACGGGCGATCGTGATTCGTGGGTTGTCAAGCTTGCGACCTGGGCAATGGGTAAAATGACCGATGACGCACTCATTGCCGCAGCGCAGAATACTGCGCAAAAGGTGGAAGCCGAGTTTTACACGGCAATGTCGCGTCGTGTCGGAGGCGATCCTGCGAGTGACGCAGTATTGCGTCGCGTCGCAAATAGCCCCGTGATCGACCTCATTGAAGTCCAGCTCGCCAAAGATTTACTGGCACCTCCATTTCGCACGCCTTTGCCTCCGAGCGCGAACGCAGGTTCACCTTAG
- a CDS encoding TIGR02266 family protein encodes MSSSDRRTDSRAAIELNVEYKRLNTFFADYTRNISKGGTFIRTDRPLEVNTEFVFALTIKNVAEPLRLRGRVRWIVRPADATPESPAGMGIEFQYQDDAERRATEAVVEKLMVEELGEDLAARLLGHDVET; translated from the coding sequence GTGAGCTCTTCCGATCGGCGTACAGATAGTCGCGCAGCCATCGAGCTGAACGTCGAGTACAAGCGTCTCAACACGTTCTTCGCGGACTACACGCGCAACATTTCCAAAGGCGGCACGTTCATCCGCACGGATCGGCCGCTCGAGGTCAATACCGAGTTCGTATTTGCTTTGACCATCAAGAATGTCGCCGAACCGCTGCGCCTGCGCGGTCGAGTTCGGTGGATCGTTCGGCCTGCCGATGCGACGCCGGAGTCACCTGCAGGCATGGGCATCGAGTTTCAGTATCAGGATGATGCCGAACGGCGCGCCACCGAGGCTGTCGTTGAAAAGCTGATGGTCGAGGAGCTCGGCGAGGATCTTGCTGCGCGACTGCTGGGGCATGACGTCGAGACTTAG
- a CDS encoding AMP-binding protein has translation MRFQDELADLRRASEEKLLHARIIGRVARQTGMNRAMSLSGMGVFLREVLRGKPEPSLAFRIAAQNDPHRIGLVGLLTPAGAPKGKLVQEERAYSFFELNERVDCIAKALAKLGARCGDRIVAMLKNRPEFVLVQAAAARLGCATVSCSYRSTPRELEFVVKDSGARVLFFDVEVASVIEQSPGARTRLGDARCIVVGGTLAPFRTLDELVLEGQTGDLPTRDDAPAIVMYTSGTTGKPKGAVRKYQTGVMAGAMALIGETPMQVGETHLAVCPLYHATANSFIGLSYLVGSTVYIMRDFRPEAFLEAVEKYRITTTAMVPTMLHRIVELGDETIRQYDTSSLKVIFSGGSALTAPLAREVMRLFGDKLYNFYGATETGIVTLAKPEDLKRAPGTIGRLLEGQEVRLLDDEGRACPPGHVGELYARSGQLIEGYHANESSTREAMRNGFFSVGDLARQDERGYFFLEGRKRDMIISGGVNVYPAEIESVLEDHPAIAEAAVVGMPDAEWGERVRAFVVVKQGAHVETPALIDYCRGQLSGPKVPREFVFLEALPRNPTGKVLKRELREMDAGRNSS, from the coding sequence ATGCGATTCCAAGACGAGCTGGCGGACTTGCGACGAGCCAGTGAAGAAAAGCTGCTTCACGCGCGAATCATCGGACGTGTCGCACGGCAGACCGGCATGAACCGTGCGATGAGCCTCTCAGGCATGGGCGTTTTTCTGCGCGAAGTGCTCAGAGGAAAACCCGAGCCGTCCTTGGCGTTTCGCATCGCCGCCCAGAACGACCCGCATCGCATCGGACTCGTGGGCCTCTTGACGCCAGCCGGCGCCCCGAAGGGAAAACTCGTGCAGGAAGAACGCGCGTACTCGTTCTTCGAGCTGAACGAGCGCGTGGACTGCATCGCGAAAGCGCTCGCCAAACTTGGTGCGCGTTGCGGCGATCGTATCGTGGCGATGCTCAAGAACCGGCCCGAGTTTGTCTTGGTACAGGCCGCCGCAGCGCGCCTCGGATGCGCCACGGTGAGCTGTTCGTACCGATCGACGCCGCGCGAGCTCGAGTTCGTCGTGAAAGATTCCGGCGCCCGCGTGCTGTTCTTCGACGTGGAAGTCGCAAGCGTCATCGAGCAATCACCGGGCGCGCGCACGCGCTTGGGCGATGCGCGATGTATCGTCGTTGGAGGAACTTTGGCGCCGTTTCGGACGCTGGACGAGCTAGTTCTAGAAGGACAAACCGGCGACTTGCCAACGCGTGACGATGCCCCTGCGATCGTCATGTACACGTCGGGCACCACGGGAAAGCCGAAGGGCGCGGTGCGCAAGTACCAAACGGGCGTGATGGCCGGAGCGATGGCGCTCATCGGAGAAACGCCGATGCAAGTAGGCGAAACGCACCTCGCCGTGTGCCCTCTTTATCACGCAACGGCGAACAGCTTCATCGGCCTGTCGTACCTCGTGGGCAGCACCGTGTACATCATGCGCGATTTTCGACCCGAAGCGTTTCTGGAAGCGGTCGAGAAGTATCGCATCACGACGACCGCGATGGTTCCGACGATGCTTCATCGCATCGTGGAGCTTGGTGATGAAACGATTCGTCAATACGACACATCGTCGCTCAAAGTGATCTTTTCAGGCGGCTCGGCGCTCACGGCACCATTGGCACGTGAAGTGATGCGCCTGTTCGGGGACAAACTCTACAACTTCTACGGAGCGACCGAGACGGGCATCGTGACGCTTGCGAAGCCCGAAGATCTGAAGCGCGCACCGGGCACGATCGGAAGGCTCCTCGAGGGGCAAGAGGTGCGACTTTTGGACGATGAAGGACGCGCGTGTCCTCCGGGGCACGTGGGCGAGCTTTATGCGCGGAGCGGGCAGCTCATCGAGGGATATCACGCGAACGAATCGAGCACGCGTGAAGCCATGCGTAATGGGTTTTTCTCGGTCGGTGACCTCGCTCGTCAGGACGAACGAGGATATTTTTTCTTGGAGGGGCGCAAGCGCGACATGATCATTTCGGGCGGGGTGAACGTGTATCCGGCCGAAATCGAGAGCGTGCTCGAGGATCACCCCGCGATTGCCGAAGCAGCGGTCGTTGGAATGCCGGATGCAGAATGGGGCGAACGAGTGCGAGCGTTTGTCGTGGTAAAGCAAGGCGCACACGTGGAAACGCCGGCATTGATTGACTATTGTCGGGGGCAGCTTTCGGGCCCCAAGGTCCCGCGTGAATTCGTATTTTTGGAGGCGCTGCCGCGCAATCCGACGGGCAAAGTGCTGAAGCGTGAGCTGAGAGAAATGGACGCGGGCCGAAATTCGAGCTAG